CTACGGCAGCCGCTTCACGGCCGATGGCGCTATGCGGGTGGGCGTGGTCGCTTGCGGCTATGCCGACGGCTACCCGCGCCACGCGCCGCTCGACACGCCGGTGCTCGTCGATGGCGTACGCACGCGCCTGGTTGGGCGGGTGTCGATGGACATGCTGACGGTGGACCTCACGCACATTCCCGCTGCCACGGTTGGCAGCAAGGTGGTGCTGTGGGGCGACGGCTTGCCGATCGACGAGGTGGCCACTGCTGCCGGCACCATCGGCTATGAGCTGATGTGTGCGCTGGCGCCGCGCGTGGCCGTGGTAGAGGGATAACCGTGGCCAAGGCAAAAACCAATTTTGTGTGCACCGAGTGCGGCAACATCGCCACCAAGTGGACCGGCCAGTGCTCGGCTTGCCAGCAGTGGAATACCATGGTGGAGAGCGTGGTCGAGCAGGGCGGCAACAACCGCTATTCGCAGCCACAACACCTGGCGCTGGCGCAAACGGCGCCGGTGCTGTCGCTGGCCGATATCGACGCCATCGACGTGCCGCGTTTCGGCACCGGCATCGAGGAATTCGACCGCGTGCTCGGCGGCGGCCTGGTCAGCGGCGGCGTGGTGCTGATCGGCGGCGACCCCGGCATCGGCAAATCGACCTTGCTGTTGCAGGCGCTGGCCAATGTGTCGCACATGAAGCGGGTGTTATATGTAAGCGGCGAAGAATCGGGTGCGCAAATCGCGCTGCGCGCCAAGCGCCTGATGATCGACGCCCGCGATCTGAAATTGCAGGCCGAGATACAGCTGGAAAAAATCCTCGGCACGCTGGCCGACCTCAAGCCCGAAGTGGCCGTGATCGACTCGATCCAGACCGTGTATTCGGATGCGCTCAGTTCGGCGCCGGGTTCGGTGGCGCAAGTGCGCGAATGCGCGGCGCAGCTCACCCGTGCAGCAAAGCAGACCGGCGTGACCATCATCCTGGTCGGCCACGTCACCAAGGAAGGTGCGCTGGCCGGTCCGCGCGTGCTCGAGCACATCGTCGATACGGTTTTGTATTTCGAGGGCGACAACCATTCGAGCTTCCGCCTGGTGCGGGCCATTAAGAACCGCTTTGGCGCCGTCAACGAGCTCGGTGTATTTGCCATGACGGAAAAGGGCCTGAAGGGCGTCTCCAATCCGTCGGCCTTGTTCTTGTCGCAACATGATAACCAGGTGCCCGGTTCGTGCGTGATGGTCACGCAGGAAGGCACGCGCCCGCTGCTGGTGGAAATCCAGGCGCTGGTCGATGCCAGCCACTTGCCCAACGCGCGCCGGCTGTCGGTGGGCCTGGAGCAAAACCGTCTGGCCATGCTGCTGGCGGTGCTGCACCGCCATGCCGGCATTGCCGCGTTCGACCAGGACGTGTTCATCAACGCCGTGGGCGGAGTAAAAATCACCGAGCCGGCGGCCGACCTTGCCGTGCTGCTGGCGATCAATTCATCGATGCGCAACAAGCCGCTGCCGCGCGGCTTCGTGGTGTTTGGCGAAGTGGGGCTGGCCGGTGAAATCCGCCCCGCGCCGCGTGGCCAGGAGCGCTTGCGCGAAGCGGCCAAGCTCGGTTTTTCGATCGCCATGATCCCGAGCGCCAA
This is a stretch of genomic DNA from Duganella zoogloeoides. It encodes these proteins:
- the radA gene encoding DNA repair protein RadA, whose translation is MAKAKTNFVCTECGNIATKWTGQCSACQQWNTMVESVVEQGGNNRYSQPQHLALAQTAPVLSLADIDAIDVPRFGTGIEEFDRVLGGGLVSGGVVLIGGDPGIGKSTLLLQALANVSHMKRVLYVSGEESGAQIALRAKRLMIDARDLKLQAEIQLEKILGTLADLKPEVAVIDSIQTVYSDALSSAPGSVAQVRECAAQLTRAAKQTGVTIILVGHVTKEGALAGPRVLEHIVDTVLYFEGDNHSSFRLVRAIKNRFGAVNELGVFAMTEKGLKGVSNPSALFLSQHDNQVPGSCVMVTQEGTRPLLVEIQALVDASHLPNARRLSVGLEQNRLAMLLAVLHRHAGIAAFDQDVFINAVGGVKITEPAADLAVLLAINSSMRNKPLPRGFVVFGEVGLAGEIRPAPRGQERLREAAKLGFSIAMIPSANAPKQPIEGMTIIAVDRIDDAFNKLREIQ